A genomic segment from Nodularia sphaerocarpa UHCC 0038 encodes:
- a CDS encoding ABC transporter substrate-binding protein, translating into MKNRRQFLQAIAALSGLSLASCGWKLGNVKSSPISSRSDQLYLFTWTQYSDQKLLETFTTQIGMKVLVDIYDSNEVMLAKLLAGGGGAYSVIYPSDYMVQKMNEQNLLTEINHARLIGLNNLFPQFQNPSYDPNNRHSIPFNWGTTGFIYNSTLIKDPPQDWEYLWQNKELLNRRITLLNDVREVMGAVLRMLGYSYNSQDEKQLQEAYAKLIELKPAIASFNTDAWQNQLLAGDLTLAMCYSADAIRITQENPQFKYVIPRSGSSLWTDTIVIPKSAPNLDGAYAWINYMLQPDIAASISQRLSLATPSMAGFEQLPKNIQNNPNWFPPQALLEKCERIAPLGDFEDIYERYWTKLSIS; encoded by the coding sequence ATGAAAAACAGACGGCAATTTTTACAGGCGATCGCAGCACTTTCTGGTTTGTCCTTGGCTAGTTGCGGCTGGAAGTTGGGTAATGTCAAATCTAGTCCCATATCTAGTCGCAGCGATCAACTATATCTATTCACTTGGACACAGTATTCCGATCAAAAATTACTCGAAACATTTACCACCCAAATCGGCATGAAAGTGTTGGTAGATATTTATGATTCCAATGAGGTGATGCTAGCTAAACTGTTAGCAGGTGGTGGTGGTGCTTATAGTGTCATCTATCCATCAGACTATATGGTGCAGAAGATGAACGAGCAAAATTTATTAACCGAAATTAATCACGCTCGCTTAATCGGATTAAATAATTTATTTCCGCAATTTCAGAATCCCAGTTATGACCCCAATAACCGTCATAGCATCCCTTTTAATTGGGGAACAACGGGTTTTATTTACAATTCCACCCTCATAAAAGATCCACCCCAAGATTGGGAATATCTTTGGCAAAATAAAGAACTACTAAATCGGCGAATCACCCTGTTAAATGATGTCCGCGAAGTCATGGGTGCAGTGTTGCGAATGTTGGGTTACTCTTACAACTCTCAAGACGAAAAGCAACTCCAAGAAGCCTATGCAAAATTAATAGAATTAAAACCTGCGATCGCCTCTTTTAACACAGACGCTTGGCAAAACCAACTCTTAGCTGGAGATTTAACCTTAGCCATGTGTTACTCAGCCGATGCTATCCGCATTACCCAGGAAAATCCCCAATTTAAATATGTCATTCCTCGCAGTGGTTCTTCACTATGGACTGATACTATCGTCATCCCGAAAAGCGCACCTAATTTAGATGGTGCTTACGCCTGGATTAACTATATGTTACAACCAGACATAGCCGCCAGCATCAGTCAACGTCTCAGCCTAGCTACACCCAGTATGGCCGGGTTTGAACAATTACCCAAAAATATCCAAAATAATCCTAACTGGTTTCCCCCACAGGCGCTACTAGAAAAGTGCGAAAGGATTGCACCCTTGGGGGATTTTGAAGATATTTATGAACGTTACTGGACTAAATTAAGCATTAGTTAA
- the egtB gene encoding ergothioneine biosynthesis protein EgtB: MAKNLMLNTIFSTEPQKTLFLGDKYQQVRQTSEQICQPLEIEDYVVQSMPDASPLKWHLAHTAWFFEVFILVPHLQGYKLFHPKYDYLLNSYYESLGQRVAASQRGTLSRPTVAETYRYRAYIDEAMQSLITENIGNSELESLIILGLNHEQQHQEFLFTNIKYIFGNNPLRPVYNPNLPTPKAASVVKPLDWLEYPAQLYEIGNNGQGFAFDNEQPRHRVYLQEYRLGSRLVTNGEYLEFIAAGGYNNSDYWLSEGWTAARSQNWQAPLYWEKIDGDWWLMTLGGMRPLNDNEPVCHVSFYEADAYARWVGKRLPTEAEWETAAANVPVQGNLLESGILHPTPATDSDYPQQLFGDVWEWTNSTHQPYPGYRLEAGIIGEYNGKLMCNRLVLRGGSCITSQSHIRSSYRNFYSPATRWQFSGIRLAQTV, encoded by the coding sequence ATGGCTAAAAATCTTATGTTAAATACTATCTTTTCTACAGAACCTCAAAAAACTTTATTTTTGGGAGATAAATACCAACAAGTTCGCCAAACTAGCGAACAAATTTGTCAACCCCTAGAAATTGAAGATTATGTGGTTCAAAGTATGCCGGATGCTAGTCCCCTTAAATGGCATCTTGCCCATACGGCTTGGTTTTTTGAAGTCTTTATTTTAGTTCCCCACCTTCAAGGTTATAAACTTTTTCATCCCAAATATGATTACTTGTTGAACTCCTACTATGAGTCATTAGGACAACGAGTTGCTGCTTCCCAACGAGGCACTTTATCCCGTCCTACTGTCGCCGAAACCTATCGTTATCGTGCCTATATAGATGAGGCAATGCAGTCATTAATCACTGAAAATATTGGAAACTCAGAATTAGAATCTCTGATTATTCTTGGACTTAATCACGAGCAACAACATCAAGAATTTTTATTTACTAACATTAAGTACATCTTTGGCAATAATCCCTTGCGTCCGGTTTACAATCCTAATTTACCGACTCCGAAGGCTGCATCTGTCGTCAAACCCCTAGATTGGCTAGAATATCCAGCCCAATTATACGAAATCGGTAACAATGGCCAAGGATTTGCTTTTGATAACGAACAGCCTCGCCATCGCGTTTATCTACAAGAATATCGCCTAGGTTCTCGATTAGTCACCAACGGCGAATATTTAGAATTTATCGCAGCAGGGGGTTATAATAATTCCGATTATTGGCTTTCAGAAGGCTGGACAGCCGCTCGTTCCCAAAATTGGCAAGCTCCTTTATATTGGGAAAAAATTGATGGCGACTGGTGGTTGATGACTTTGGGGGGAATGCGTCCCTTAAATGACAATGAACCAGTTTGTCATGTTAGCTTTTATGAAGCTGATGCCTATGCTCGCTGGGTAGGTAAACGCTTGCCTACTGAAGCCGAATGGGAAACCGCAGCCGCGAATGTTCCGGTGCAAGGCAACTTATTAGAAAGTGGAATTTTGCATCCTACCCCAGCAACGGACAGTGATTACCCTCAGCAACTTTTCGGGGATGTGTGGGAATGGACAAATAGCACCCATCAGCCCTATCCAGGGTATCGCCTAGAAGCGGGGATAATAGGGGAATACAACGGTAAATTAATGTGTAATCGATTGGTTTTACGGGGAGGCTCTTGTATAACTTCTCAATCTCATATCCGCTCCAGTTATCGCAATTTTTATTCCCCAGCGACCCGATGGCAATTTAGTGGGATTCGTTTAGCACAAACCGTCTAA
- a CDS encoding ABC transporter permease, with translation MKFSDDIANIKKLNSQPINWLQPLVLLAPSGLWLLLLLVLPTLLILQLSFVPNIRPGEIVNPSGIDNYLRILDPLYLKVIWRSLQLAMGTTIICLILGFPIAYWIAQMAPQRWRNLLLLSFVLPLWTSSLLRSYAWITILRPTGLLNSILSSLGLPTLELLNRIPAVLIGMTYSLLPYMVLILYASLEKLDKRLLEAAADLGANSRQILTKVTIPQVFPGITAGTMLVFITGLGDFIEPELLGGASSMTAARLVYNQFLGATQNWGFGSALSMTLILVISIAIALLIKFGEFSDHS, from the coding sequence ATAAAATTCTCCGATGATATTGCCAATATTAAAAAACTCAATAGCCAGCCAATTAATTGGCTGCAACCATTAGTATTACTAGCACCCTCTGGACTGTGGTTATTATTATTATTAGTGCTACCCACACTGCTAATTTTACAATTGAGCTTCGTTCCCAATATTAGACCAGGGGAGATAGTTAATCCCAGTGGAATCGATAACTATCTGCGGATACTAGATCCCTTATACCTGAAAGTTATCTGGCGATCGCTACAATTAGCAATGGGGACAACAATAATTTGCTTAATTTTAGGCTTTCCCATCGCCTATTGGATTGCTCAAATGGCACCGCAGCGCTGGCGAAACTTGCTACTGTTAAGCTTTGTCCTACCATTATGGACATCCTCATTACTGCGTTCTTATGCCTGGATTACAATTTTACGTCCTACAGGATTACTCAATAGTATCCTCAGCAGTTTAGGCTTACCCACCTTAGAATTACTCAACCGGATTCCCGCCGTATTAATTGGCATGACCTATAGTTTATTACCCTATATGGTATTAATACTCTATGCCTCCCTAGAAAAACTAGACAAGCGATTATTAGAAGCCGCCGCCGATTTAGGAGCAAATTCCCGACAAATCTTGACCAAAGTCACAATACCGCAAGTTTTTCCCGGAATTACGGCTGGAACAATGTTAGTTTTCATCACCGGATTAGGGGATTTTATTGAACCAGAATTATTAGGTGGGGCTTCGAGTATGACAGCAGCGCGCCTAGTATATAATCAGTTTCTCGGAGCTACACAAAATTGGGGCTTTGGTTCAGCCTTGAGTATGACATTAATTTTGGTTATTAGTATTGCGATCGCCCTGTTAATTAAATTTGGTGAATTTAGTGACCATAGCTAA
- a CDS encoding TauD/TfdA family dioxygenase has product MISINSSKINLQDTFLVLEEKRFHYIWLHDHCLCPKCYDPSSQQKISNLDEISPDIKPFSVQWQDNQLLINWDKDSSHQSIFSLSWLLDHAYDPTPKPELSNQRITWDQESLEAQKIEWPNYCADNQKKWRNLLNKLGFVVLRNVPIENLESLLLSIGPIYELAKFGNFSTVKPVPTSSNLASDLSMSSEGYALSPHTDLSYLNAPPVVQIQYCAENDVSGGDSIIVDGLRVVADFRKNYPDYFQILTNTPVKFKQLIARWNYLFCRTRPIIELNDQNEVTAIYFSHKNIEIDLPFENTKKFYEAFYTFSNYLNNPDYQTYYHLQKGDCLFIDNSQLLHGRKKFDSRSGNRHLEVAFIEWDYFHGLKNFQSASIK; this is encoded by the coding sequence ATGATTAGTATCAATTCCTCGAAAATTAATCTTCAGGACACCTTCTTAGTACTTGAAGAGAAGCGTTTTCATTACATTTGGTTGCATGACCATTGTTTGTGTCCCAAATGCTACGATCCCAGTTCTCAACAGAAAATATCTAATCTTGACGAGATTAGCCCTGATATCAAACCTTTTTCTGTTCAGTGGCAGGATAATCAACTATTAATTAATTGGGATAAAGATTCTAGCCACCAAAGTATCTTTTCCCTCTCTTGGCTACTCGATCATGCCTATGATCCAACACCGAAACCTGAATTATCTAACCAGAGGATAACATGGGATCAAGAGTCGTTAGAAGCGCAGAAAATAGAATGGCCTAACTATTGTGCAGATAATCAGAAAAAGTGGCGTAATCTCCTTAATAAATTAGGTTTTGTCGTACTGCGAAATGTTCCTATAGAAAACCTAGAATCTTTACTGTTGTCCATTGGACCAATTTATGAATTGGCTAAATTCGGAAATTTCTCTACTGTAAAACCTGTACCCACTTCATCGAATTTAGCTTCGGATCTATCAATGTCATCAGAAGGTTATGCTTTATCACCTCATACAGATTTGAGCTATCTCAATGCCCCTCCCGTAGTTCAAATTCAATATTGTGCAGAAAATGATGTTTCTGGTGGCGATTCAATAATTGTAGACGGGCTTCGAGTCGTGGCAGATTTCAGAAAAAATTATCCTGATTATTTTCAGATATTAACTAATACTCCAGTAAAATTTAAGCAGTTAATTGCTAGATGGAATTATTTATTTTGTCGAACAAGACCTATTATAGAATTGAATGATCAAAATGAAGTAACTGCTATTTATTTCTCTCATAAAAATATCGAAATAGACTTGCCATTTGAAAACACAAAAAAATTTTATGAGGCATTTTATACATTTTCAAACTATTTAAACAATCCTGATTATCAAACTTACTATCATCTGCAAAAAGGAGATTGTTTATTCATAGACAATTCCCAACTATTACATGGACGTAAAAAATTTGATTCTCGCTCAGGAAATAGACACTTAGAAGTCGCATTTATTGAGTGGGATTATTTTCACGGATTGAAAAACTTTCAGTCTGCATCAATCAAATGA
- a CDS encoding ABC transporter ATP-binding protein, whose amino-acid sequence MAQTVAQNQNKITTSSPLDVELRHVFKFFNKEPAVHGVDLDVRQGEFFSILGPSGCGKTTILRLIAGFEMTDAGKVLIQGQSMSNVPAYRRPVNTVFQSYALFNHMNVWDNIAFGLRLHKKLRKSEIETRVKEALILVKMESLRSRFPSQLSGGQQQRVALARALVNRPTVLLLDEPLGALDLKLRKDMQVELSNLHQDLGLTFIMVTHDQEEALSLSDRIAVMNQGKIEQIGTPRQIYEHPQTAFVADFIGDTNLFSGEITSVESSSVTIETKTGCKIVVTRCGDTPSELSQAVVVSVRPEKIQLSLYQPNLLNNCFEGRLGNVMYLGTHVNYLVELTNGVSINVLQPNTFGNLPDRNTPIYAWWAESDCVAIHQ is encoded by the coding sequence ATGGCTCAAACAGTCGCGCAAAATCAAAATAAAATCACAACGTCTAGTCCACTGGATGTGGAACTGCGTCACGTGTTCAAGTTTTTTAACAAAGAACCAGCAGTACATGGAGTAGATTTGGATGTCAGACAGGGAGAGTTCTTTAGTATTTTAGGCCCTTCTGGTTGTGGTAAGACAACCATACTACGCTTAATCGCTGGGTTTGAGATGACTGATGCTGGTAAGGTATTGATTCAGGGTCAGTCGATGTCTAATGTCCCGGCTTATCGCCGACCGGTAAATACGGTGTTTCAAAGCTATGCTTTGTTTAACCACATGAATGTCTGGGATAATATTGCTTTTGGACTGCGCCTCCACAAAAAACTCCGCAAATCCGAAATCGAAACCAGAGTTAAAGAAGCTTTAATCCTAGTAAAAATGGAAAGTTTGCGATCGCGCTTTCCCAGTCAACTTTCTGGTGGTCAACAACAACGAGTAGCTTTAGCCAGGGCTTTAGTCAATCGCCCCACTGTTTTATTGCTCGATGAACCTTTGGGGGCTTTAGATTTAAAACTGCGTAAAGATATGCAGGTGGAGTTATCGAATTTACATCAAGATTTAGGATTGACTTTTATCATGGTGACACATGATCAGGAAGAAGCCCTATCCTTGAGCGATCGCATCGCCGTGATGAATCAAGGCAAAATTGAGCAAATCGGTACTCCTAGACAAATTTACGAACATCCCCAAACTGCCTTTGTCGCTGATTTTATTGGTGATACTAATTTATTTAGTGGTGAAATCACTAGCGTAGAATCTTCCTCAGTCACAATTGAGACAAAAACTGGCTGTAAAATCGTTGTCACCCGTTGTGGAGACACACCATCGGAATTATCTCAAGCAGTGGTGGTGAGTGTGCGTCCTGAAAAAATTCAACTCTCACTATATCAGCCTAATCTCCTGAATAACTGCTTTGAAGGGCGGTTAGGGAATGTGATGTATTTAGGAACTCATGTGAATTATCTCGTGGAATTAACTAACGGTGTGAGTATCAATGTTTTGCAACCCAATACCTTTGGGAATTTGCCAGACCGTAACACACCGATTTATGCTTGGTGGGCAGAAAGTGACTGTGTAGCTATTCATCAGTAG
- the mrdA gene encoding penicillin-binding protein 2, translated as MTLWQTSPLGGEKNTRTVGRNLQPVFLIAFTLLMTTGIGIRLAYLQIVEGAHHRSKAEANRLRIISKQPERGNIFDRNGKLLASTRSPRSVYLWPMAHTKAEWSVVGSRLEKILAIPKQEIEKTLEEAGPNSSSLIRIARDLTEAQITAVKEYENELQDVEIHTEAIRYYPQGRELAHVLGYTRELTPEQLKQKRQSGYRLGDVIGQMGSEKAYENLLRGEWGGQQVEVDGAGRPIRVLGEKPAKSGTDLNLTIDLNLQIAANKALGNYNGAIVALDPKNGAVLAMVSRPTFDPNIFSKEKLTQKDWETVQGANHPLVNRALSAFPPASTFKIVTTAAALESGKFAPNTVLQTYGSLTFGGRRFGEWNHAGFGPLGFVGAMQWSSDTFFYQIARRVGGPTLIEWTRKFGFGQKTGFEFASEETRGLVPDDQWKRKTWKMPWSIGDSINMSIGQGALLTTPLQVAVMFAVPANGGYRVQPHLLKDNEEARSWRESVNMKPTTIKILRDGLRKVITHGTGQVLNKPTLPPVAGKTGTAEAWQRGVKKNHAWFGAYAPADQPEIVIVAFTEHSGGGGGSLAGPMLLEILEDYFQRKHPGKYQKPK; from the coding sequence ATGACTTTATGGCAAACATCCCCACTGGGCGGAGAAAAAAATACACGTACAGTTGGACGCAATTTGCAGCCCGTATTTTTAATTGCATTTACCCTGTTGATGACCACTGGAATAGGCATTAGGTTAGCATACTTGCAAATTGTCGAAGGAGCGCACCACCGGTCGAAAGCAGAGGCTAACCGATTGCGGATCATTTCCAAACAACCAGAAAGGGGTAATATTTTTGACCGAAATGGCAAACTTTTAGCCAGTACCCGTTCTCCTCGTTCTGTATATCTGTGGCCAATGGCCCATACCAAAGCCGAGTGGTCGGTTGTCGGTTCACGTCTAGAGAAAATTCTGGCTATTCCCAAACAGGAAATAGAAAAAACATTAGAAGAGGCTGGCCCCAACTCTTCTTCACTCATTCGCATTGCTCGTGACTTGACTGAAGCCCAAATTACTGCTGTAAAAGAGTATGAAAACGAATTACAAGATGTCGAAATCCATACAGAAGCCATTCGCTATTACCCCCAAGGTAGAGAATTAGCCCATGTTTTAGGCTATACCCGCGAATTAACTCCCGAACAGTTAAAACAGAAGCGACAGTCAGGCTATCGATTAGGAGATGTCATTGGTCAGATGGGGTCTGAAAAGGCTTACGAAAACCTTCTCCGGGGTGAATGGGGCGGTCAGCAAGTAGAAGTGGATGGCGCAGGTCGTCCGATTCGGGTGTTGGGAGAAAAACCGGCAAAGTCCGGTACTGATTTAAATTTAACCATAGATTTAAATCTGCAAATTGCGGCAAACAAAGCTTTGGGCAATTATAACGGTGCCATTGTCGCACTCGACCCCAAGAATGGCGCAGTCTTAGCGATGGTGTCTCGCCCCACCTTTGACCCCAATATCTTCTCTAAAGAAAAACTCACCCAAAAAGATTGGGAAACTGTCCAAGGTGCAAACCATCCTTTAGTTAATCGCGCCCTGAGTGCTTTTCCTCCCGCCAGTACCTTCAAAATTGTCACTACGGCCGCGGCGCTGGAATCAGGTAAATTTGCTCCCAACACAGTTCTACAAACCTACGGTTCTTTAACTTTTGGTGGAAGGAGATTTGGTGAATGGAACCACGCCGGCTTCGGTCCTTTAGGTTTTGTGGGAGCCATGCAGTGGAGTAGTGATACTTTCTTTTATCAAATTGCTCGCAGAGTCGGTGGTCCCACATTGATTGAATGGACTCGTAAATTCGGATTTGGTCAAAAAACTGGCTTTGAGTTTGCCTCAGAAGAAACAAGAGGTTTAGTGCCAGATGACCAATGGAAACGCAAGACTTGGAAGATGCCCTGGAGTATAGGCGACAGCATTAATATGTCCATTGGTCAAGGTGCTTTATTAACTACTCCTTTGCAAGTTGCTGTCATGTTTGCCGTGCCAGCTAATGGCGGCTACCGAGTTCAGCCCCATTTGCTCAAAGATAATGAAGAAGCCAGAAGCTGGCGAGAATCTGTGAATATGAAGCCCACAACCATTAAAATTCTCCGTGACGGACTCAGGAAGGTCATCACTCACGGTACTGGTCAAGTTTTGAACAAGCCCACACTTCCTCCTGTAGCTGGTAAAACAGGTACGGCTGAAGCATGGCAGCGTGGGGTGAAAAAAAATCATGCTTGGTTTGGTGCTTATGCCCCCGCAGATCAACCAGAAATTGTCATCGTCGCTTTTACCGAACATTCTGGTGGCGGTGGTGGTAGTCTTGCTGGACCAATGCTTTTAGAAATTCTGGAAGACTACTTTCAACGGAAGCATCCTGGCAAGTATCAGAAGCCAAAGTGA
- a CDS encoding class I SAM-dependent DNA methyltransferase, translating into MPDKIQWVYSSKNNSELSERYNQWAKDYERDLTENFGRSQREPIVDLTIKYVSKNAHILDAGVGTGIMGKWLQEEGYYNLVGIDLSPGMLAEAKKKNVYTELHQMILGEPLDFPNAAFDAVTACGVFTYGHAPSSSFDELIRVTKPEGYIIFTLRPDFYENSDFQEQMADLETQSKWQLTELGEKYQAEPQGKPDLYLQTWVYQISR; encoded by the coding sequence ATGCCAGATAAAATTCAGTGGGTTTATAGTTCCAAAAATAATAGTGAACTTAGCGAGCGATATAACCAATGGGCTAAAGATTACGAACGGGATTTAACCGAAAATTTTGGTCGTTCTCAGCGCGAACCTATCGTGGATTTAACTATTAAGTATGTCTCTAAAAACGCCCACATTTTAGATGCTGGAGTGGGGACAGGTATTATGGGAAAATGGCTGCAAGAGGAAGGCTATTATAATTTAGTAGGAATCGACCTTTCCCCAGGAATGTTAGCGGAAGCAAAAAAGAAAAATGTCTATACAGAGTTACACCAAATGATATTAGGTGAACCCTTGGACTTTCCCAATGCTGCCTTTGATGCTGTTACCGCTTGTGGGGTATTTACCTACGGACACGCTCCTAGTAGTTCTTTTGATGAGCTAATTCGCGTCACTAAACCAGAGGGGTACATTATTTTTACTCTGCGTCCTGACTTCTACGAAAACAGCGATTTTCAAGAGCAAATGGCGGATTTAGAAACACAAAGCAAATGGCAATTAACTGAACTGGGTGAAAAATATCAGGCTGAACCTCAAGGAAAACCTGATCTTTATTTACAAACTTGGGTATATCAAATCTCGCGCTGA
- a CDS encoding HD domain-containing protein translates to MNRIVNFTRADLATKEELKIIDNCFEDHIKGLAKRMIEALLGLRGHYMGYRVDQLEHSLQTATRSLRDGSDQETIVCALLHDIGELLAPVNHGEFAAAILRPYISSQNAWMVQYHGILQSDTYIHQVALDQNKGEQLQNHPAFEQTIRFCKMWDQISFDPDYDTLPFSVFVPIIENVFGQKVKCLG, encoded by the coding sequence ATGAACAGAATCGTCAATTTTACTAGAGCCGATCTCGCCACTAAAGAAGAACTTAAAATTATAGACAATTGCTTTGAAGACCACATAAAAGGTTTAGCAAAGCGCATGATTGAAGCCCTTCTTGGTTTGCGGGGACATTACATGGGTTATCGTGTAGATCAACTAGAGCATTCCCTACAAACAGCAACCCGATCATTACGCGATGGGAGTGATCAAGAAACAATTGTTTGTGCCTTACTACATGATATCGGTGAACTTCTAGCTCCTGTCAACCACGGCGAATTTGCAGCAGCCATATTACGCCCCTATATATCTTCACAAAACGCCTGGATGGTACAATATCATGGAATATTACAGAGTGACACTTACATACATCAAGTGGCATTAGATCAAAACAAAGGTGAACAACTTCAAAATCATCCAGCTTTTGAGCAGACAATTCGGTTCTGTAAAATGTGGGATCAAATCTCCTTTGACCCTGACTATGATACCTTACCTTTCTCCGTTTTTGTGCCAATTATCGAAAATGTTTTCGGACAAAAAGTTAAGTGTCTCGGTTGA